Proteins encoded together in one Impatiens glandulifera chromosome 1, dImpGla2.1, whole genome shotgun sequence window:
- the LOC124920744 gene encoding pentatricopeptide repeat-containing protein At1g63330-like yields MCTFQNLRLLIYHLVIFSKFCLLRFQGILKRSFFFYSRSFASSALLVDELSADSSMSDDSSFTDYIVDPITHRKPMLFPVIVRVFKTSSWEVAREIRFAMAAKKCGYSHLMHALTVIIHIFAILERNKEVYILLRDVVGFHNKINFNLVGLFPTLVNSSDCPLGSTIILDELIKVFAANSMPENAIHVFWQSKKMGLNPGIRACNFLLKCLAEAKRTENVVSLFNEMKISGPLPNTFSFTIMLNFYCHGHQNVSEAFCIIEEMERSGENPTIVTYCTYVHYLCKVGCVDSALEFLKVLRNKNKPLNSYCYNSVLWGLCNKDEVEKAFNLFNEMTHHGISPDAYSYTILIERVCKEGNLNKGLCLLKEMELRNIKPTLVTYTSLLHGFSNYGMMEISLDIFRKIESLGYDYDQTAYQILIDGFFSQDDLVTAEKLLEEMVFKNLAPSAYTFRSLICGFCKKGLLSKALVILRLMFEGNAMPDSVACGYIIEEYCRQGLIHNALRLIDEMKNRGVRPDEYMYNSIIKTLCRVGKPEKAYCVLPSMFKSEIVPGVVTYSTIINGFYKTPNPEKAIKLYRRMLKARVANDNIAYTIQIKLLCFKDKMAAAHKLIPEMIRKGLHPDEICYRSLIFGFCERNNTHIALSLFNKMKRQGIVPSVATYTCLIKGLCKIGRMDVVDMLVIDMRRHGVPPDDIMYNSIILGYRRLGDMDRVYDVFKEMMKDGIVLPDYRLKGLRRKVGIEEK; encoded by the coding sequence ATGTGCACTTTCCAAAATTTAAGGCTCTTGATCTACCATTTggtaattttttctaaattttgtcTGTTACGATTTCAGGGAATTCTTAAAAGATCATTCTTTTTCTATAGCCGCAGCTTTGCTTCTTCTGCTTTGCTAGTGGATGAGTTGTCAGCTGATTCTAGTATGTCCGATGATAGTAGTTTCACAGATTATATTGTTGATCCGATAACCCATAGAAAACCCATGTTATTTCCAGTTATTGTCAGAGTGTTTAAAACTTCTAGTTGGGAGGTTGCAAGAGAAATAAGATTCGCCATGGCTGCAAAAAAATGCGGTTATTCTCATTTAATGCATGCTCTTACGGtcattattcatatatttgCTATACTGGAGAGGAATAAAGAAGTATATATTTTGTTGAGAGATGTTGTTGGATTccataacaaaattaattttaatttggttGGCTTGTTCCCTACTTTAGTGAACTCATCTGATTGCCCTCTTGGATCAACAATCATACTCGATGAACTCATAAAGGTTTTTGCTGCAAATTCCATGCCTGAGAATGCAATTCATGTTTTCTGGCAATCTAAGAAAATGGGATTAAATCCAGGTATACGTGCATGCAATTTCTTGCTCAAGTGTTTGGCAGAAGCAAAAAGAACGGAAAATGTGGTTAGCTTATTTAACGAAATGAAGATTTCAGGTCCTTTACCAAATACATTCAGCTTTACCATAATGTTGAACTTTTACTGTCATGGACATCAAAATGTCAGTGAAGCATTTTGCATCATAGAAGAAATGGAGAGGAGTGGAGAAAACCCAACTATTGTAACATACTGTACATATGTTCACTATCTTTGTAAGGTAGGATGTGTCGATTCAGCATTGGAATTTCTTAAGGTActgagaaataaaaataagcCTCTTAATTCCTACTGCTATAATTCTGTTCTATGGGGTCTTTGCAACAAAGATGAAGTGGAAAAAgcttttaacttatttaacgAGATGACCCATCATGGAATATCACCTGATGCTTACAGCTACACGATATTGATTGAACGAGTCTGCAAGGAGGGTAATTTAAATAAGGGTCTTTGTCTGTTGAAGGAAATGGAGCTTAGAAACATAAAACCGACTCTGGTCACCTACACTTCCCTCTTGCATGGATTTTCTAATTATGGGATGATGGAGATCTCACTGGATATATTTCGCAAGATTGAGAGCTTAGGTTACGACTACGACCAGACTGCTTACCAGATACTTATAGACGGATTCTTTTCACAAGATGATTTGGTAACCGCTGAGAAACTTCTTGAGGAGATGGTGTTTAAAAACTTAGCCCCAAGTGCCTATACGTTTAGGAGTTTGATTTGTGGATTTTGTAAGAAAGGTTTGTTAAGTAAAGCCTTGGTGATTTTAAGGTTAATGTTTGAAGGAAATGCAATGCCAGACAGTGTTGCTTGCGGTTATATAATTGAGGAGTATTGTAGACAAGGCCTGATTCACAATGCTTTACGACTTATAGATGAGATGAAGAATCGAGGTGTTCGCCCAGATGAATATATGtacaattcaattattaaaacaCTTTGCCGAGTGGGAAAACCTGAAAAGGCTTATTGTGTTCTCCCCTCGATGTTTAAAAGTGAAATTGTTCCTGGAGTTGTAACTTACAGCACCATCATAAATGGTTTTTACAAAACACCAAATCCAGAGAAGGCTATTAAATTGTACAGAAGAATGTTAAAAGCTAGAGTTGCAAACGACAACATTGCGTATACAATTCAAATCAAGTTACTATGTTTCAAGGATAAAATGGCTGCTGCCCATAAGTTGATTCCTGAAATGATTCGGAAGGGTCTGCATCCGGATGAGATTTGTTACAGATCGTTAATCTTTGGGTTTTGTGAAAGGAATAACACGCATATAGCTTTGTCATTGTTCAATAAAATGAAGCGGCAAGGCATTGTGCCAAGTGTTGCTACTTATACTTGTCTGATCAAAGGATTGTGTAAGATAGGTCGTATGGACGTGGTTGACATGTTGGTAATCGATATGAGAAGACATGGGGTCCCACCTGACGACATCAtgtacaattctatcattttggGATATCGTCGATTAGGAGACATGGATAGAGTTTATGATGTGTTCAAGGAAATGATGAAGGATGGGATTGTTCTACCCGATTATAGATTGAAAGGTCTTAGACGGAAGGTTGGCATCGAGGAGAAATAA
- the LOC124921436 gene encoding VAN3-binding protein-like, whose translation MDPFVHQNPIFEPPETPREPMEFLSRSWSISSLQVSKTLTSPSPAPQILSAGVVDSIPEDIAGEIEESPTTVSGNPFSFASSQTCQLVMERIMSQSELSPLTSGRLSHSSGPLITDSPPVSPPENDDIKLFCRHNNNYPYTFGLPTSGAGAGAGGGGVGRTVGRWLKDRREKKKEDTRAHNAQLHAAISVAGVAAAVAAIAAASASTSGSGKDQQMAKTDMAVASAATLVAAQCVEAAEAMGAEREHLASVISSAVNVRSAGDIMTLTAAAATALRGAATLKARTLKEVWNIAAVIPVDKGRGGRGVNGGGGDENGSNGSSSSSFSGEFALEENFLGICSQELLARGSELLKRTRKGDLHWKIISVYINNMGQVMLKMKSRLAGTITKKKKNVVLEVLKNIPAWPGRHLLEGGEDRHYFAFRTVGRGVVEFECRNRREHDVWTQGVSRLLAVAAERRGINRN comes from the exons ATGGACCCTTTCGTTCATCAGAACCCCATTTTCGAGCCACCGGAGACTCCAAGAGAACCAATGGAGTTCTTATCCCGTTCTTGGAGTATCTCCTCCTTACAAGTTTCCAAAACTCTCACATCCCCATCGCCGGCGCCTCAGATTCTCTCCGCCGGAGTTGTTGATTCAATACCTGAAGACATCGCCGGAGAAATAGAAGAGTCACCGACGACTGTCTCCGGCAATCCCTTCTCTTTTGCCTCTTCCCAAACTTGTCAACTCGTTATGGAACGTATAATGTCACAATCT gAGTTATCACCACTTACTTCCGGTAGACTCTCTCATAGCAGTGGTCCTTTGATCACCGACAGCCCTCCCGTCTCCCCTCCGGAAAATGACGACATCAAG CTGTTTTGTCGCCACAATAACAATTATCCTTACACATTTGGACTACCTACTTCCGGCGCCGGTGCCGGCGCCGGAGGAGGAGGAGTGGGAAGGACTGTGGGCCGTTGGCTTAAGGataggagagagaagaagaaggaagataCTAGGGCTCATAATGCGCAGCTTCATGCTGCGATTTCTGTCGCTGGAGTGGCTGCTGCCGTTGCTGCTATTGCCGCTGCCTCCGCGTCCACTTCTGGATCTGGTAAGGATCAGCAGATGGCGAAGACAGATATGGCGGTGGCGTCTGCAGCTACGTTAGTCGCAGCTCAGTGCGTTGAAGCGGCGGAAGCCATGGGGGCGGAGAGAGAGCATCTTGCCTCTGTTATTAGCTCTGCTGTTAATGTTCGATCTGCTGGAGATATCATGACCTTAACTGCCGCCGCCGCAACTG CTTTGCGTGGGGCGGCTACATTGAAGGCTAGGACTCTGAAGGAAGTGTGGAATATAGCGGCTGTGATACCGGTGGACAAAGGGCGGGGAGGAAGAGGAGTTAacggtggtggtggtgatgaAAATGGTAGCAATGGGAGTTCGAGTAGTAGTTTCAGTGGCGAATTTGCGCTTGAAGAGAATTTCCTTGGCATCTGTAGCCAAGAACTGTTAGCTAGAGGTTCAGAGCTTCTTAAGAGAACTCGAAAAG GTGATCTTCACTGGAAGATAATTTCGGTCTACATCAACAATATGGGTCAG GTTATGCTTAAGATGAAGAGTAGGCTAGCTGGGACCATcaccaaaaagaaaaaga ATGTGGTCTTGGAAGTGTTGAAAAATATTCCGGCTTGGCCTGGGCGTCATTTACTTGAAGGAGGTGAGGATCGCCATTACTTTGCATTTAGAACGGTTGGGAGAGGAGTTGTGGAATTCGAGTGCAGGAACCGAAGAGAACACGATGTGTGGACTCAGGGTGTATCGAGGCTTCTAGCCGTAGCAGCAGAAAGAAGAGGTATAAATAGAAATTGA
- the LOC124921508 gene encoding GDSL esterase/lipase At2g30220-like produces the protein MAHKEALLMILLSQLAITNTLAALPKFTSILIFGDSLLDTGNNNFLSTNVKSNHTPYGKDFPGGIATGRFSNGVLMSDMLASGLGIKELVPPFLDPKLKDSELRTGVCFASAGSGYDDRTATNRNVLPVMQQPAYLANYTKRLKAVVGEAEGNRIVKGSLAVVFSGSNDMIASSRRHELGLDSYDDFLLSKVTDFIKALLDHHSCLQLYAQGVRNILVGDIPPLRVDAPSYNKKLKELLPKLQTQLPGSKLVFADLSEALTEVLLKGFLRGSSITDLLGQCCPGLCTAEQKPCENADKFYRWDTFHPTQAVYRLVTKYLLENDIPKFA, from the exons ATGGCTCATAAAGAAGCCTTGTTGATGATTCTCCTTTCCCAATTAGCAATTACAAATACTCTAGCTGCGTTACCAAAATTCACGTCCATTTTGATATTCGGAGATTCTTTATTAGACACCGGCAATAACAACTTCTTATCGACGAATGTAAAATCCAACCACACGCCATACGGGAAAGACTTCCCTGGAGGCATAGCCACAGGAAGATTCTCTAACGGAGTCCTTATGTCGGACATGCTCGCATCGGGTCTCGGAATCAAGGAACTCGTTCCTCCCTTCCTCGACCCGAAACTTAAAGACAGCGAACTTCGAACCGGGGTATGTTTCGCCTCGGCTGGATCGGGGTACGACGATAGAACTGCGACTAACAGAAACGTGCTGCCGGTGATGCAGCAGCCGGCTTACTTGGCGAACTATACCAAGAGGCTAAAGGCTGTGGTTGGTGAAGCAGAAGGGAATAGGATTGTGAAAGGGTCTTTGGCTGTTGTGTTCTCCGGTTCTAATGACATGATTGCGAGTAGTCGTCGTCATGAGCTCGGTCTAGATTCTTACGATGATTTTCTTTTGTCAAAGGTCACCGATTTCATCAAGGCATTACTCGATCATCACTCCTGTCTT CAATTATATGCACAAGGGGTGAGGAACATACTTGTAGGAGACATCCCACCTCTTAGAGTGGATGCGCCTTCATACAATAAAAAGCTTAAGGAGTTGCTTCCGAAACTGCAAACGCAGTTACCAGGAAGTAAACTGGTTTTCGCAGATCTATCGGAAGCTTTGACAGAAGTATTGTTGAAAGGTTTCCTAAGGGGTTCAA GTATTACAGACTTGCTTGGTCAGTGCTGTCCAGGATTATGCACTGCTGAGCAAAAGCCATGTGAAAATGCAGATAAATTCTACAGATGGGATACTTTTCATCCTACTCAAGCTGTTTATAGACTAGTAACCAAATATTTGCTTGAAAATGACATTCCTAAATTTGCATGA